In the Purpureocillium takamizusanense chromosome 5, complete sequence genome, one interval contains:
- a CDS encoding uncharacterized protein (COG:J~EggNog:ENOG503NWIS) → MDELRFRAQQSPRNEPPMASFVSPPRNGARLPQQGPHDQRANMPRRFTTDSGRVPTLSSVNSNMSSPQRGPGLDANPEYNTLHKVQLIEQKKLEYERIREQRHRFELEMQRLDQRQRREAQELAQMEEEIGRLAGHQSEPTTPPEYRDNSGFPSMFSRPNRYSMSSLASPPGLFNRPARSGSQLTSPPSGLIQNRYGYEEPMPSRSVPTTRRNSDDEEKEEAVRQDPTSHRSTNALNRYSMPVTRSRNGLYDMNLDQTNTTRFLFGDEEPKALHRGQTPDEHFPTLVRREDQMLSASSAALDLALSPSPNPEASAINRWSRVNHHRPQQSLSSINGVSSAQAGDLASIGSRPNSLRHSLDLKYISENAIESSGGIMNPSANHNMNTTPPRLQSSFSANDVPTVKNPAGAAIMGGNANNHAQQHFHNHNASIGRIPAGALPTRGHNRELSSDSNANGGREQAGGFPSIQSALHASAPPFGPSITSAAPTSSASAISSPTSAAPTGQFHGFFPTNGYAPAGANGAGNFGMPMLAAQMQQMNMNGVNNGNTVYPPQNYTGYGSMPYNPAGQRDSQARVIQHRRQLDNEAMSRYHNMPLDSFRGQIYDLCKDQHGCRYLQKKLEERNPSQVTMIWEETNQHVIELMMDPFGNYLCQKLLEFCNDDERTVLIQNASQDMVRIALNQHGTRALQKMIEFVNTGQQVRLIIEALRFRVVELIQDLNGNHVIQKCLNKLTSTDAQFIFDAVGNNCVDVGTHRHGCCVLQRCIDHASGHQKSWLVDRITGHARVLVQDPFGNYVVQYIIDLNEPSFTDPVVQSFKGCVGSLSRHKFSSNVIEKCLRCAGPESKDMIVDELLAPQEIDRNLRDSFGNYVVQTALEFATPHQKYRLVEAIRPLLPQIRNTPYGRRIQAKIAMYDNRGSAASSGQATPADNTQGQIPIRPGHGHTRGMSGNAPMLASNGLATNGGSLSGLAAQGMRQNGPIHSGTTALGAPGATTSGPAQYQPAQQQPQQPQQLHTVQQPGAQQGQAEQGHMQPGPVQQPQFSQMPPAEYTPNNSSTDTSEARWV, encoded by the exons atggacgagctgcgcTTCCGGGCCCAGCAGTCGCCGCGCAACGAgccgcccatggccagcTTCGTCTCGCCCCCTCGCAATGGTGCTCGCCTGCCCCAACAGGGCCCCCACGACCAGCGCGCCAACATGCCTCGACGCTTCACCACCGACTCAGGCCGCGTCCCGACCCTGTCGTCGGTCAACTCCAACATGAGCTCGCCACAGCGCGGCccgggcctcgacgccaacccGGAATATAAT ACGTTACACAAGGTTCAGCTG ATCGAGCAGAAGAAGTTGGAGTATGAGCGGATCCGAGAGCAGCGCCACCGTTTCGAGCTGGAGATGCAGCGTCTCGACCAGCGACAACGACGCGAGGCCCAGGAGCTCGCTCAGATGGAGGAGGAAATCGGCAGACTGGCCGGCCATCAGTCTGAGCCGACGACCCCGCCCGAGTATCGCGACAACTCGGGCTTCCCATCCATGTTCTCGAGGCCGAATCGTTATTCCATGTCGAGCTTGGCTTCTCCCCCGGGCTTGTTCAACCGCCCTGCTCGTTCAGGCTCGCAgttgacctcgccgccctcgggccTCATACAGAACCGGTACGGCTACGAAGAGCCGATGCCCTCTCGCTCTGTTCCCACCACTCGTCGAAacagtgacgacgaggaaaaggaggaggcTGTCCGTCAGGACCCGACTAGCCACAGGTCAACCAATGC CTTGAATCGCTACTCAATGCCGGTAACTCGGTCGCGAAACGGATTGTACGACATGAATCTCGACCAGACCAACACTACGCGCTTCCTGTTTGGCGACGAAGAACCCAAGGCGCTCCATCGCGGGCAGACGCCTGACGAGCATTTCCCCACTCTCGTGAGGCGGGAAGATCAGATG CTTTCAGCGTCTTCTGCCGCGCTCGATCTTGCGCTCTCCCCGTCTCCTAACCCTGAAGCATCCGCCATCAACCGCTGGAGTCGTGTTAACCATCACCGCCCGCAACAGAGCCTCTCGTCCATCAACGGGGTGTCTTCGGCCCAGGCTGGGGACCTTGCAAGCATCGGCAGCCGACCGAACTCGCTTCGCCACTCACTTGATCTCAAGTATATCTCGGAGAACGCGATCGAGTCGTCTGGTGGCATCATGAATCCGTCCGCCAACCACAACATGAACACCACCCCGCCCCGACTGCAGAGCTCCTTCTCTGCCAATGACGTGCCTACGGTTAAGAACCCGGCAGGCGCTGCTATAATGGGAGGCAACGCAAACAACCATGCTCAACAGCATTTCCACAATCACAACGCCAGCATCGGCCGCATCCCCGCTGGTGCCCTGCCTACCCGCGGTCATAACCGCGAGCTGTCGAGCGACAGCAACGCCAACGGTGGCCGAGAGCAAGCGGGCGGCTTCCCGTCCATCCAGTCCGCGCTTCATGCTAGCGCGCCACCATTTGGCCCAAGCATCACGTCGGCAGCGCCAACATCGAGCGCTTCGGCCATCTCGTCGCCTACCAGCGCAGCCCCTACAGGCCAGTTCCACGGCTTCTTCCCCACCAATGGATATGCTCCAGCTGGTGCCAACGGCGCGGGAAACTTTGGCATGCCGATGCTTGCAGCGCAAATGCAGCAGATGAACATGAACGGCGTCAACAACGGAAACACGGTGTACCCCCCTCAGAACTACACCGGCTACGGCTCCATGCCATACAACCCGGCCGGTCAACGTGACAGCCAGGCACGTGTGatccagcaccgccgccagctggaTAATGAAG CCATGTCGCGGTACCACAACATGCCTCTGGATTCGTTCCGAGGCCAAATCTACGACCTGTGCAAGGATCAGCACGGCTGTCGCTATCTTCAGAAAAAGCTCGAGGAACGCAATCCGAGCCAGGTCACCATGATCTGGGAGGAGACAAACCAACATGTCATCGAGCTTATGATGGACCCGTTTGGTAATTATTTGTGCCAAAAGCTCCTCGAGTTTTgcaatgacgacgagcgtACCGTTTTGATTCAAAACGCGTCACAGGACATGGTCCGCATCGCCTTGAACCAGCATGGAACCAGAGCTCTGCAGAAGATGATTGAGTTCGTCAACACTGGACAGCAGGTCCGACTTATCATTGAGGCCCTGCGCTTCCGAGTTGTTGAGCTCATCCAGGACCTCAACGGCAATCACGTCATCCAAAAGTGCCTCAACAAGCTTACCTCGACCGATGCCCAGTTCATCTTTGATGCGGTTGGCAACAACTGCGTCGATGTGGGCACGCATCGACACGGATGCTGTGTGCTCCAGCGTTGCATCGACCACGCCTCCGGCCACCAGAAGTCTTGGCTGGTCGACCGCATCACGGGCCATGCTCGTGTTCTCGTGCAGGACCCTTTCGGCAACTATGTCGTTCAGTACATCATCGACCTCAACGAGCCGAGCTTCACGGACCCTGTCGTCCAATCTTTCAAAGGCTGCGTCGGATCGTTGTCTCGTCACAAGTTTAGCTCCAATGTGATTGAGAAGTGTCTCCGATGCGCTGGACCCGAGTCCAAGGACATGattgtcgacgagctgcttgcTCCGCAGGAGATTGACCGTAACTTGCGGGATTCGTTCGGCAATTACGTCGTTCAGACGGCTCTGGAGTTCGCCACGCCACATCAGAAGTATCGCCTGGTCGAGGCCATTCGCCCGCTTCTCCCACAAATCCGCAATACTCCTTACGGGCGTCGCATCCAGGCCAAGATCGCCATGTACGACAATCGTGGGAGCGCGGCTTCCAGCGGCCAGGCTACCCCTGCCGACAACACCCAAGGTCAGATCCCCATCCGTCCCGGTCATGGTCATACTCGTGGCATGTCTGGGAACGCTCCCATGTTGGCCAGCAATGGACTCGCAACCAACGGTGGCAGCTTGTCAGGATTGGCCGCGCAGGGTATGCGTCAGAATGGCCCGATTCATTCCGGCACCACGGCCTTGGGAGCCCCCGGCGCAACGACGTCTGGACCGGCGCAGTATcagcccgcccagcagcagccgcagcagccgcagcagctgcacaCCGTTCAACAGCCCGGTGCtcagcaaggccaagcagaGCAAGGCCACATGCAGCCTGGCCCTGTCCAGCAGCCCCAGTTCAGCCagatgccgccggccgagtaCACGCCGAACAACTCCTCGACGGACACCAGCGAGGCACGCTGGGTGTAA
- the rhp57 gene encoding DNA repair protein rhp57 (EggNog:ENOG503NY37~COG:L) has protein sequence MTDLLRILPSFRTAPFSALLPAIEQHALTTAELLALHPADIAKQTQLPLLDLKRFVAAIQSSLVDDLVPEQLLVGLDDDDDDDDDGPGHQHAASIADSRGKEEKGEEDDDGREGDVAPKGTQDDPGAVAAEQQQEQRPPPPSPQRQMTPGNIPCEAISTLDDGLDAALGGGVPLGCITEFAGESGAGKTQFLLSLCLAVQLPPPRGLAKQALYISTESGLATRRLAQMLASNPAFLARNDADARPPSLDNILSTVTPDLESQDHILEYQVPVLLSRHDIGLVVVDSVAANYRAEFERQGSRGSNMAARSAELIRLGALLRDLARRHNLAVVVANQVADRFSSSSLSPGTIRGRVHAGAVRNVATTLQSTQDSPLASRSDKGPPPLPLASTPPPPSSSGAAPFSFPDDGPPPAPPALRLDHQQRWFTGWGDDPYSSQALKTPSLGLVWSTQISCRVALFKRPVYGRPRRVAAPLHADDYDDGDDVASREPTLKAWRRWMKVVFAPHVAASGRGMDGAAEFEVNMGGLKSVKPKAKLKAKGIH, from the coding sequence ATGACGGACCTGTTGCGCATCCTCCCGTCCTTCCGCACCGCGCCCTTCTCCGCCCTGCTCCCCGCCATCGAGCAGCATgccctcaccaccgccgagctcctcgccctgcacCCGGCTGACATCGCCAAGCAGACGCAGCTCCCGCTGCTGGACCTTAagcgcttcgtcgccgccatccagtCGTCGCTGGTCGACGACCTGGTCCCGGAGCAGCTGCTCGTtgggctggacgacgacgacgacgacgacgacgacgggcccggTCATCAGCACGCCGCGAGCATCGCAGACAGCCGcgggaaggaggagaagggagaggaggatgacgatggaaGAGAGGGAGATGTTGCGCCCAAGGGCACCCAGGATGACCCCGGCGCAGTCGcggcagagcagcagcaggagcagcggccgccgccgccatcgccgcaaCGACAGATGACGCCCGGCAACATCCCGTGCGAGGCCATCAGCacccttgacgacggcctcgacgccgcgctcggcggcggcgtgccccTCGGCTGCATCACCGAGTTCgccggcgagagcggcgccGGTAAGACGCAGTTCCTCCTCTCCCTGTGCCTCGCCGtgcagctgccgcccccgcgcggCCTCGCCAAGCAGGCCCTCTACATCTCCACCGAGTCCGGCctcgccacccgccgcctcgcccagaTGCTCGCTTCCAACCCGGCCTTTCTTGCCAGgaacgacgccgacgcgcgcccgccgtcgctcgaCAACATTCTCAGCACCGTCACGCCCGACCTCGAGTCCCAGGACCACATCCTCGAGTACCAGGTCCCCGTCCTGCTGTCGCGCCACGAcattggcctcgtcgtcgtcgactccgTCGCCGCAAACTACCGCGCCGAGTTTGAGCGCCAGGGGTCCCGCGGCTCTAACATGGCCGCCCGGAGCGCCGAGCTCATCCGCCTCGGTGCCTTGCTGCGCGACCTCGCCCGCAGGCacaacctcgccgtcgtcgtcgccaatcAGGTCGCCGAtcgcttctcctcgtcttccctCTCGCCCGGTACcatccgcggccgcgtccacgccggcgccgtcagaAACGTCGCCACGACCCTGCAAAGCACGCAGGACAGCCCGCTCGCGTCGCGGAGTGACAAGGGCCCTCCGCCCCTTCCCCtcgccagcacgccgccgccgccctcctcctctggcgccgcccccttctcctttcccgacgacggcccgccacctgcgccgcccgccctgcggctcgaccaccagcagcgcTGGTTCACCGGCTGGGGCGACGACCCGTACTCGTCGCAGGCCCTCAAGACGCCTagcctcggcctcgtctggTCCACTCAGATCTCGTGCCGCGTCGCCCTATTCAAACGCCCTGTCTACGGCCGCCCGCGGAgggtcgccgcgccgctccacgcggacgactacgacgacggcgacgacgtcgctTCGCGCGAGCCAACGCTTAAGGCGTGGAGGAGATGGATGAAGGTCGTATTTGCGCCGCACGTcgcggcgtcggggcgggGGATGGACGGAGCGGCCGAGTTTGAAGTAAATATGGGCGGCCTCAAGTCTGTAAAGCCTAAAGCGAAGCTCAAAGCGAAAGGCATACACTGA
- a CDS encoding uncharacterized protein (COG:J~EggNog:ENOG503NWIS), with amino-acid sequence MQRLDQRQRREAQELAQMEEEIGRLAGHQSEPTTPPEYRDNSGFPSMFSRPNRYSMSSLASPPGLFNRPARSGSQLTSPPSGLIQNRYGYEEPMPSRSVPTTRRNSDDEEKEEAVRQDPTSHRSTNALNRYSMPVTRSRNGLYDMNLDQTNTTRFLFGDEEPKALHRGQTPDEHFPTLVRREDQMSLSSINGVSSAQAGDLASIGSRPNSLRHSLDLKYISENAIESSGGIMNPSANHNMNTTPPRLQSSFSANDVPTVKNPAGAAIMGGNANNHAQQHFHNHNASIGRIPAGALPTRGHNRELSSDSNANGGREQAGGFPSIQSALHASAPPFGPSITSAAPTSSASAISSPTSAAPTGQFHGFFPTNGYAPAGANGAGNFGMPMLAAQMQQMNMNGVNNGNTVYPPQNYTGYGSMPYNPAGQRDSQARVIQHRRQLDNEAMSRYHNMPLDSFRGQIYDLCKDQHGCRYLQKKLEERNPSQVTMIWEETNQHVIELMMDPFGNYLCQKLLEFCNDDERTVLIQNASQDMVRIALNQHGTRALQKMIEFVNTGQQVRLIIEALRFRVVELIQDLNGNHVIQKCLNKLTSTDAQFIFDAVGNNCVDVGTHRHGCCVLQRCIDHASGHQKSWLVDRITGHARVLVQDPFGNYVVQYIIDLNEPSFTDPVVQSFKGCVGSLSRHKFSSNVIEKCLRCAGPESKDMIVDELLAPQEIDRNLRDSFGNYVVQTALEFATPHQKYRLVEAIRPLLPQIRNTPYGRRIQAKIAMYDNRGSAASSGQATPADNTQGQIPIRPGHGHTRGMSGNAPMLASNGLATNGGSLSGLAAQGMRQNGPIHSGTTALGAPGATTSGPAQYQPAQQQPQQPQQLHTVQQPGAQQGQAEQGHMQPGPVQQPQFSQMPPAEYTPNNSSTDTSEARWV; translated from the exons ATGCAGCGTCTCGACCAGCGACAACGACGCGAGGCCCAGGAGCTCGCTCAGATGGAGGAGGAAATCGGCAGACTGGCCGGCCATCAGTCTGAGCCGACGACCCCGCCCGAGTATCGCGACAACTCGGGCTTCCCATCCATGTTCTCGAGGCCGAATCGTTATTCCATGTCGAGCTTGGCTTCTCCCCCGGGCTTGTTCAACCGCCCTGCTCGTTCAGGCTCGCAgttgacctcgccgccctcgggccTCATACAGAACCGGTACGGCTACGAAGAGCCGATGCCCTCTCGCTCTGTTCCCACCACTCGTCGAAacagtgacgacgaggaaaaggaggaggcTGTCCGTCAGGACCCGACTAGCCACAGGTCAACCAATGC CTTGAATCGCTACTCAATGCCGGTAACTCGGTCGCGAAACGGATTGTACGACATGAATCTCGACCAGACCAACACTACGCGCTTCCTGTTTGGCGACGAAGAACCCAAGGCGCTCCATCGCGGGCAGACGCCTGACGAGCATTTCCCCACTCTCGTGAGGCGGGAAGATCAGATG AGCCTCTCGTCCATCAACGGGGTGTCTTCGGCCCAGGCTGGGGACCTTGCAAGCATCGGCAGCCGACCGAACTCGCTTCGCCACTCACTTGATCTCAAGTATATCTCGGAGAACGCGATCGAGTCGTCTGGTGGCATCATGAATCCGTCCGCCAACCACAACATGAACACCACCCCGCCCCGACTGCAGAGCTCCTTCTCTGCCAATGACGTGCCTACGGTTAAGAACCCGGCAGGCGCTGCTATAATGGGAGGCAACGCAAACAACCATGCTCAACAGCATTTCCACAATCACAACGCCAGCATCGGCCGCATCCCCGCTGGTGCCCTGCCTACCCGCGGTCATAACCGCGAGCTGTCGAGCGACAGCAACGCCAACGGTGGCCGAGAGCAAGCGGGCGGCTTCCCGTCCATCCAGTCCGCGCTTCATGCTAGCGCGCCACCATTTGGCCCAAGCATCACGTCGGCAGCGCCAACATCGAGCGCTTCGGCCATCTCGTCGCCTACCAGCGCAGCCCCTACAGGCCAGTTCCACGGCTTCTTCCCCACCAATGGATATGCTCCAGCTGGTGCCAACGGCGCGGGAAACTTTGGCATGCCGATGCTTGCAGCGCAAATGCAGCAGATGAACATGAACGGCGTCAACAACGGAAACACGGTGTACCCCCCTCAGAACTACACCGGCTACGGCTCCATGCCATACAACCCGGCCGGTCAACGTGACAGCCAGGCACGTGTGatccagcaccgccgccagctggaTAATGAAG CCATGTCGCGGTACCACAACATGCCTCTGGATTCGTTCCGAGGCCAAATCTACGACCTGTGCAAGGATCAGCACGGCTGTCGCTATCTTCAGAAAAAGCTCGAGGAACGCAATCCGAGCCAGGTCACCATGATCTGGGAGGAGACAAACCAACATGTCATCGAGCTTATGATGGACCCGTTTGGTAATTATTTGTGCCAAAAGCTCCTCGAGTTTTgcaatgacgacgagcgtACCGTTTTGATTCAAAACGCGTCACAGGACATGGTCCGCATCGCCTTGAACCAGCATGGAACCAGAGCTCTGCAGAAGATGATTGAGTTCGTCAACACTGGACAGCAGGTCCGACTTATCATTGAGGCCCTGCGCTTCCGAGTTGTTGAGCTCATCCAGGACCTCAACGGCAATCACGTCATCCAAAAGTGCCTCAACAAGCTTACCTCGACCGATGCCCAGTTCATCTTTGATGCGGTTGGCAACAACTGCGTCGATGTGGGCACGCATCGACACGGATGCTGTGTGCTCCAGCGTTGCATCGACCACGCCTCCGGCCACCAGAAGTCTTGGCTGGTCGACCGCATCACGGGCCATGCTCGTGTTCTCGTGCAGGACCCTTTCGGCAACTATGTCGTTCAGTACATCATCGACCTCAACGAGCCGAGCTTCACGGACCCTGTCGTCCAATCTTTCAAAGGCTGCGTCGGATCGTTGTCTCGTCACAAGTTTAGCTCCAATGTGATTGAGAAGTGTCTCCGATGCGCTGGACCCGAGTCCAAGGACATGattgtcgacgagctgcttgcTCCGCAGGAGATTGACCGTAACTTGCGGGATTCGTTCGGCAATTACGTCGTTCAGACGGCTCTGGAGTTCGCCACGCCACATCAGAAGTATCGCCTGGTCGAGGCCATTCGCCCGCTTCTCCCACAAATCCGCAATACTCCTTACGGGCGTCGCATCCAGGCCAAGATCGCCATGTACGACAATCGTGGGAGCGCGGCTTCCAGCGGCCAGGCTACCCCTGCCGACAACACCCAAGGTCAGATCCCCATCCGTCCCGGTCATGGTCATACTCGTGGCATGTCTGGGAACGCTCCCATGTTGGCCAGCAATGGACTCGCAACCAACGGTGGCAGCTTGTCAGGATTGGCCGCGCAGGGTATGCGTCAGAATGGCCCGATTCATTCCGGCACCACGGCCTTGGGAGCCCCCGGCGCAACGACGTCTGGACCGGCGCAGTATcagcccgcccagcagcagccgcagcagccgcagcagctgcacaCCGTTCAACAGCCCGGTGCtcagcaaggccaagcagaGCAAGGCCACATGCAGCCTGGCCCTGTCCAGCAGCCCCAGTTCAGCCagatgccgccggccgagtaCACGCCGAACAACTCCTCGACGGACACCAGCGAGGCACGCTGGGTGTAA
- the rpc2 gene encoding DNA-directed RNA polymerase (COG:K~EggNog:ENOG503NV5Y), with the protein MPFVDDGFEALLEPFYNGKKLTDPVSTKEDKFQLLPAFLKVKGLVKQHIDSYNFFVEHEIKDIVRTNRTIRSDVDSNFWLEFTDIRVGRPRRQDYNDAKSRTEVTPMECRLRDMTYAAPILVDIAYIRDKQKIVRKGVPLGRMPVMLKSSKCRLSGANNAQMEAMNECPLDPGGYFIINGTEKVILIQEQLSKNRVIVEADEKNNVISASVTSSTHERKSKTYVTLKKDRIVLTHNVLVEGIPIVIVLKALGGLSDYEIMQLVAGSDGRYQDEFIVNFDEATKVGVFTQHQALEYIGARVKMGSRRSQFGPQVRRNNVEEGLDALANLVIAHVPIEGLDFYPKAIYVAMMTRRVLMASQDSKLVDDRDFVGNKRLELAGQLLSLLFEDLFKRFMVEVKMSIDKFLKKNNRAVPLDAVHMISNHANNIGLGINRAIQTGNWSVKRFNMNRAGVTHVLSRLSYISALGMMTRISSQFEKTRKVSGPRALQPSQWGMLCPSDTPEGEACGLVKNLALMTHITTNIDETPIKRWIFTLDTGVEPIRNFSGAEMHREGSYIIHVNGTPFALTRYPKRFASKFRTMRRRGWISPFVSINLNSHFNAVHIATDEGRICRPYIIVKNGQQKLKPEHLKLLQLGKATFDDFLTKGIVEYLDVNEENDALITLYEDQVTQSTTHLEIEPFTLLGAVAGLIPFPHHNQSPRNTYQCAMGKQAIGAIAYNQFNRIDTLLYTLVYPQRPMVITKTIELIHYDKLPAGQNATVVVMSYSGYDIEDALVLNKGSIDRGFGRCQVFRKYTTELQKYPNGRRERIGDPINGATNQREAKYEALDNDGLAMVGYRVKSGEVMVKKETPLDLTTTGIGMDRGPSEYRDSAVSYRIPDPAYIDKVMISQTEKDTTVIKVQTRQTRRPELGDKFSSRHGQKGVVGIIVDHEDMPFADNGLTPDIIMNPHGFPSRMTVGKLLECLTGKASILDGRKDYGFGDAFRSHPVEEMSQVLLDHGFSWEGKDYFTSGLTGEPLEAYIFNGPIYYQRLKHMVQDKMHSRSRGPRAILTRQPTEGRSRDGGLRLGEMERDCLIAYGASQLLLERLMFSSDSVDIDICQQCGLFGYRGYCHTCKSTREVTKMTMPYAAKLLVQELISMNVGVRLQLEDEFPHPQ; encoded by the exons ATGCCATTCGTAgacgacggcttcgaggCCCTCTTGGAGCCATTTTACAACGGCAAGAAGCTTACGGACCCTGTATCGACCAAGGAGGACAAGTTCCAGCTGCTACCAGCATTCCTCAAGGTCAAGG GTCTCGTCAAACA GCACATCGACTCGTACAACTTCTTCGTCGAGCACGAGATCAAGGACATTGTGCGCACCAACCGCACCATTCGGAGCGATGTCGACAGCAACTTCTGGCTCGA GTTCACGGATATtcgcgtcggccgcccgcgccggcaagATTACAACGATGCCAAGTCCCGCACCGAGGTGACTCCCATGGAGTGCCGACTACGCGACATGACGTATGCCGCGCCTATTTTGGTCGATATCGCCTACATCCGTGACAAGCAAAAGATCGTTCGAAAGGGTGTCCCGTTGGGGCGCATGCCCGTCATGCTCAAGAGCTCCAAATGCAGGCTCAGTGGTGCGAATAATGCTCAGATGGAGGCCATGAACGAGTGTCCTTTGGACCCCGGCGGCTACTTCATCATCAATGGCACAGAAAAAGTCATTTTGATCCAGGAACAGCTGAGCAAGAACCGCGTCattgtcgaggccgacgagaagaaCAACGTCATCTCCGCTTCCGTCACCAGTTCGACGCACGAACGAAAGTCCAAGACATACGTCACCTTGAAGAAGGACAGAATTGTGCTCACACACAACGTCCTTGTCGAAGGTATTCCCATAGTCATTGTGCTCAAGGCCTTGGGTGGCCTCTCAGACTACGAGATCATGCAACTGGTGGCTGGCTCGGACGGCAGGTACCAGGACGAATTCATCGTCAACTTTGATGAGGCAACAAAGGTCGGCGTCTTCACTCAGCACCAGGCGCTGGAATATATTGGCGCCCGCGTCAAGATGGGCTCGCGACGGTCCCAGTTCGGCCCTCAGGTTCGTCGAAACAACGTGGAGGAGGGACTCGACGCCTTGGCCAATCTGGTCATTGCCCATGTTCCGATCGAAGGGCTTGACTTCTATCCCAAGGCCATATACGTCGCCATGATGACGCGGAGAGTTCTCATGGCCTCGCAAGATTCGAAGCTGGTCGATGATCGGGACTTTGTGGGGAATAAGCGCCTGGAGCTGGCCGGTCAGCTCCTCTCACTTCTCTTCGAGGATCTCTTCAAGCGCTTCATGGTCGAGGTCAAGATGTCCATCGACAAGTTCTTGAAGAAGAACAACCGAGCAGTTCCCCTCGATGCAGTGCACATGATCAGCAATCATGCGAACAACATCGGGTTGGGAATCAATCGCGCCATCCAGACAGGAAACTGGAGCGTCAAGCGCTTCAACATGAACCGAGCCGGCGTCACGCACGTCCTCAGCCGCCTTAGCTACATCAGTGCACTCGGCATGATGACCCGAATCAGCAGTCAGTTCGAGAAGACTCGCAAGGTGTCGGGTCCCCGAGCCCTTCAACCGTCCCAGTGGGGTATGTTGTGTCCGTCGGATACACCAGAAGGTGAAGCTTGCGGTCTCGTCAAGAACTTGGCCCTCATGACACACATTACGACGAACATTGACGAAACACCAATCAAGCGGTGGATCTTCACCCTCGACACGGGTGTCGAGCCCATTCGCAACTTCTCAGGTGCCGAGATGCATCGTGAGGGCTCATACATCATACACGTCAACGGTACTCCATTTGCGTTGACAAGATATCCCAAGAGGTTTGCGTCAAAATTTCGGACGAtgcgtcgacgaggatggatATCTCCCTTCGTCAGCATCAACCTCAACTCTCATTTCAACGCTGTTCATATAGCAACCGATGAAGGCCGCATTTGTCGGCCCTACATTATTGTTAAAAATGGTCAACAAAAGCTCAAGCCTGAGCACCtcaagctgctgcagctgggcaaAGCAACTTTTGACGACTTCTTGACTAAGGGCATCGTGGAATACCTTGATGTCAACGAAGAGAACGACGCACTTATCACGCTCTACGAGGACCAGGTGACGCAAAGCACGACACACTTGGAGATTGAGCCGTTCACGCTGcttggtgccgtcgccggtcTGATTCCTTTCCCTCACCACAACCAGTCGCCTCGAAACACGTACCAATGCGCCATGGGTAAACAAGCCATCGGAGCCATTGCATATAATCAGTTCAACCGAATTGACACACTACTCTACACCCTCGTATACCCACAGCGGCCGATGGTCATCACCAAGACTATCGAGCTCATTCACTACGACAAGCTTCCTGCAGGGCAAAACGCCActgtcgtcgtcatgtcATATTCAGGATACGACATCGAAGATGCCCTCGTCCTGAACAAGGGGTCCATTGACAGAGGTTTCGGGCGGTGCCAGGTATTCCGCAAGTACACCACAGAACTGCAGAAATATCCGAACGGTCGGAGAGAGCGAATAGGAGATCCAATCAACGGCGCAACGAATCAGCGCGAAGCCAAGTACGAGGCCCTTGATAATGATGGCCTTGCCATGGTCGGGTACAGAGTCAAGTCTGGAGAAGTCATGGTCAAGAAGGAAACACCTCTTGACCTCACAACCACCGGCATCGGTATGGATCGGGGGCCCAGCGAATATCGCGATTCCGCCGTTTCATACCGCATACCTGATCCTGCCTACATTGACAAGGTCATGATCTCCCAGACGGAAAAGGATACCACAGTCATCAAGGTCCAGACGAGACAGACACGCCGTCCTGAGTTGGGCGACAAATTCTCGTCTCGTCACGGTCAAAAGGGTGTGGTGGGCATCATTGTTGACCATGAGGACATGCCATTTGCGGATAATGGCCTGACACCTGACATTATCATGAATCCTCATGGTTTCCCGTCTCGAATGACTGTCGGCAAGCTTCTGGAATGCCTAACAGGAAAGGCATCCATCCTCGATGGCCGCAAGGACTATGGCTTTGGCGATGCCTTCCGGTCGCATCCGGTCGAGGAGATGAGCCAGGTCCTACTCGACCACGGCTTTTCGTGGGAGGGCAAGGACTACTTTACTTCTGGCCTCACAGGCGAGCCCCTGGAGGCGTACATCTTCAACGGCCCCATCTACTACCAGCGCTTGAAGCACATGGTGCAAGACAAGATGCACTCTCGCTCCAGGGGCCCCAGGGCCATCCTGACCCGGCAGCCGACCGAAGGTCGTTCCAGAGACGGTGGTCTCCGCCTGGGAGAAATGGAGCGCGACTGCTTGATCGCGTACGGAGCGTCACAGCTGTTGCTGGAGCGGCTCATGTTCAGCTCGGACAGCGTGGACATTGACATTTGCCAGCAGTGCGGTCTGTTTGGATACCGCGGTTACTGCCACACGTGCAAGAGCACGAGGGAGGTGACCAAGATGACCATGCCGTACGCCGCCAAGTTGCTGGTCCAGGAGCTCATCAGCATGAACGTTGGTGTTCGCctccagctcgaggacgagttTCCGCACCCACAATGA